One genomic segment of Parcubacteria group bacterium CG10_big_fil_rev_8_21_14_0_10_36_14 includes these proteins:
- a CDS encoding excinuclease ABC subunit C, translating into MQNKLYYIYILTNNDNKVLYTGITSNLPGRIYQHKSKLADGFTKKYNVDKLIYYEVAETAISAIAREKQIKAGSRKKKIELINKINPEWKNLYNDVL; encoded by the coding sequence ATGCAGAATAAATTATACTATATCTATATACTTACAAATAACGATAATAAGGTATTATACACTGGTATCACAAGTAATTTGCCAGGTAGAATATATCAGCATAAAAGCAAACTGGCAGATGGGTTTACTAAAAAATATAATGTAGATAAATTAATATATTATGAAGTAGCAGAGACAGCTATATCTGCAATAGCAAGAGAAAAACAAATTAAAGCGGGTTCAAGAAAAAAGAAAATCGAGTTGATAAATAAAATCAATCCGGAATGGAAAAATTTATATAATGATGTTCTATAG
- the dnaX gene encoding DNA polymerase III, subunit gamma and tau, which translates to MTQVLYRKYRPKFFGEIIGQEHITKTLESQISTGKQVHSYLFTGGRGIGKTTIARLLAKALNCTERKEKQSEPCGKCVNCLALQAGNSLSIVEIDAASHTGVQDVRDKIIENVRFTPVGAKYKIFIIDEAHMLSGAAFNALLKTLEEPPEYIIFVLATTEIHKIPATILSRCQRFDFKKPTIKDIVKKLELISKEEKVKIDKSILERIGYLSMGGMRDAESLLGQILSLGIKDIKNEDANLILPQGDFSAALDLFEYLVNKDGRNAIISLISLGEDGINFKYFFDNVIEIARKALFYSITNRDDEFLPVDINKKISVLADFAGRVNLLKILDTLLARRSEINNLDIPSLPLEMAVAEICGEDKKESYDEQNNQNIENDNFEKKLPAIKKDKIEAPGDLLEIQSKWQDVLNKIKDHNHSLPFVLNTATPLDFDGKTLVLGLKFKLHKEKLEDIKNREILTNVLKSVYNKDILIAVKLDETIGEISSEVQNEDDEVDVESEFKI; encoded by the coding sequence ATGACGCAAGTATTATACCGAAAATATCGTCCCAAATTTTTCGGCGAGATTATTGGTCAGGAGCATATAACAAAAACACTGGAAAGCCAGATTTCAACCGGAAAACAAGTTCATAGCTATCTTTTTACTGGCGGAAGAGGCATTGGGAAGACAACCATTGCTCGTCTTTTGGCGAAAGCGTTAAATTGTACAGAAAGAAAAGAAAAACAAAGCGAGCCCTGCGGAAAATGTGTTAATTGTTTAGCTCTTCAGGCGGGAAATTCTCTAAGTATTGTAGAAATTGACGCTGCTTCACATACAGGAGTTCAGGACGTCCGTGATAAAATAATAGAAAACGTACGTTTTACTCCGGTTGGAGCAAAGTATAAGATTTTTATCATAGATGAAGCGCATATGCTCTCAGGAGCGGCTTTTAATGCGCTCCTAAAGACCCTTGAAGAACCTCCGGAATATATTATCTTTGTTCTTGCAACTACCGAAATCCATAAGATACCTGCAACAATACTTTCCAGATGTCAGAGGTTTGATTTTAAAAAACCTACCATAAAAGATATTGTTAAAAAATTGGAGTTAATCAGTAAAGAAGAAAAGGTAAAGATTGATAAAAGTATTTTAGAAAGGATAGGCTATCTTTCAATGGGAGGAATGCGGGATGCCGAAAGTTTATTGGGACAAATTTTGAGCTTGGGAATAAAAGATATAAAAAATGAGGACGCAAACCTTATTCTTCCGCAAGGTGATTTTTCTGCGGCATTGGATCTTTTTGAATATTTAGTTAATAAAGACGGTCGCAATGCAATAATTTCTCTAATTTCTTTGGGAGAAGATGGTATAAACTTCAAGTATTTTTTTGATAATGTAATTGAAATTGCAAGAAAGGCGTTGTTTTATTCAATAACAAACCGAGATGACGAATTTTTGCCGGTTGATATAAATAAAAAAATAAGTGTTTTAGCAGATTTTGCGGGTAGAGTAAACCTTTTGAAGATTTTAGACACATTGCTTGCTAGGCGCTCGGAAATAAATAATCTTGATATCCCGTCACTTCCTTTGGAGATGGCTGTGGCAGAGATTTGTGGAGAAGATAAGAAAGAATCTTACGATGAACAGAATAATCAGAATATTGAAAATGATAATTTTGAAAAAAAACTACCTGCTATTAAAAAAGATAAAATAGAAGCTCCCGGTGATTTATTAGAGATTCAATCTAAATGGCAGGATGTTCTTAATAAAATAAAAGATCATAATCATTCACTTCCTTTTGTTTTGAATACTGCAACACCACTTGATTTTGATGGAAAAACACTTGTTTTAGGTTTAAAATTTAAGCTTCATAAGGAAAAACTGGAAGATATAAAGAATCGCGAAATCTTGACAAATGTTCTAAAATCTGTTTATAATAAAGATATTTTAATAGCCGTAAAACTTGATGAAACCATTGGAGAGATAAGTAGCGAGGTTCAAAATGAAGATGATGAGGTTGATGTTGAGAGCGAATTTAAAATATAG